A window of Cryptomeria japonica chromosome 3, Sugi_1.0, whole genome shotgun sequence contains these coding sequences:
- the LOC131049438 gene encoding probable pectate lyase 18, whose protein sequence is MASRQALQPLFLLLAVFFIKLVMVESIRTPFNMTKAENSDKYHVEKPELVVQMVERSLNNSKRKLSSCETGNPIDDCWRCDPNWVNNRKRLADCAIGFGKNAIGGKNGRFYIVTDPNDDDPVNPRPGTLRHAVIQTEPLWIIFQKDMVIQLKEELIMNSYKTIDGRGANVHIANGACITIQYVTNIIIHGVHIHDCKPAGNTNVRSSPTHYGFRTKSDGDGISIFGSSAIWVDHCSLSSCADGLIDAIMGSTAITISNSFFTHHDKVMLLGHSDAYTEDVKMQVTVAFNHFGEGLVQRMPKVCRHGYFHVVNNDYTHWEMYAIGGSANPTINSQGNRFLAPDYRFHKEVTKHQDSTEGNWRSVGDLMLNGAFFTASGAKESSSYAKASSMAARPSSIVGSITASSGVLTCRKGSSC, encoded by the exons ATGGCGAGCAGACAAGCCTTACAGccattgtttcttcttcttgctgTCTTTTTCATCAAGTTAGTAATGGTGGAATCAATAAGAACCCCCTTCAATATGACTAAGGCTGAGAATAGTGATAAATATCATGTTGAGAAGCCGGAGCTTGTAGTTCAAATGGTAGAAAG GAGTTTAAATAATTCGAAAAGAAAGCTGAGCTCGTGCGAAACGGGGAACCCCATCGATGACTGTTGGCGTTGTGATCCTAACTGGGTTAACAACCGAAAGAGACTGGCTGATTGTGCCATCGGATTTGGCAAAAACGCCATTGGAGGTAAGAATGGCAGATTTTATATAGTTACAGATCCAAATGACGATGACCCGGTCAATCCTCGACCTGGCACTCTGCGGCACGCTGTTATTCAAACCGAACCTCTCTGGATTATTTTCCAAAAAGATATGGTTATTCAGCTCAAGGAGGAGCTTATCATGAACAGTTATAAGACTATTGATGGTAGAGGTGCCAATGTTCATATAGCAAATGGAGCTTGCATTACAATTCAGTATGTGACCAATATTATCATTCATGGAGTTCATATCCACGACTGTAAACCTGCGGGAAACACAAATGTTAGGAGCTCCCCGACACATTATGGGTTTAGAACCAAGAGTGATGGAGATGGGATTTCCATCTTTGGATCAAGCGCAATTTGGGTTGACCACTGTTCATTGTCAAGTTGCGCAGATGGATTGATCGACGCCATCATGGGTTCCACTGCTATAACCATTTCAAACAGCTTTTTCACTCACCATGACAAG GTGATGCTCCTAGGACACAGCGACGCCTACACCGAGGACGTCAAAATGCAAGTAACAGTTGCTTTCAACCactttggagaagggcttgttcaacGTATGCCGAAGGT ATGTCGACATGGATACTTTCATGTGGTGAACAATGATTACACCCACTGGGAAATGTATGCAATCGGGGGTAGTGCAAACCCCACCATTAACAGCCAAGGCAACAGATTCCTTGCTCCTGATTATCGATTCCACAAGGAG GTTACAAAGCACCAAGATTCAACAGAAGGCAACTGGAGATCAGTGGGAGATCTTATGTTAAATGGGGCATTCTTCACAGCATCAGGGGCTAAAGAATCCTCAAGCTATGCCAAAGCTTCGAGTATGGCGGCAAGACCTTCCTCTATTGTGGGCTCTATCACTGCAAGTTCGGGTGTTCTCACCTGCAGAAAAGGTTCCAGCTGTTAG